The genomic segment TTAGACCCATGCGTAGACAGatacaaaaatgttttaaatgggTGAGTAATAGGGGAGATTATCCCACCAGATGATATAAATACACATTAAAAATCTTTGATAACTGACATACTGTGTTAGTGGTAgagagttgaaaaaaaaaaagtagaagaaatggTGAAAAGACTGAATGAACACAAATAATTTACAAAGGTTATGGAGGAAAATCTATGTCCCAGACactgtgaaagaaaaagaaagcacaaaGACAACTAAGGAGTAACCCTGCCTTCTGCTGACTTATACACTATGAACATAGACAGCAGACCAAGATTTTTGTATACCACTCCATAACTATGCAAATTTGAAAATTAACTAAATTCCCAGAAGTGGAGAACTTAGTTATGCTAACTCCGGTTCAACCAAATCTCAATATTATTTGGTAaataatggtatttttttttttttttaggaagagtTTGAGATGATATAAGAAATATCCTTGTAATGATATTAGGAATAAAAATAAGGTTACAAAGTCACATACACTGTGTGTTTTTCCAGTGAAAAAGGCCCTGTCTTCCGTGCCCTTAACCCTTCATGAAACCAAACTAATATGGAAGGCAGGGACCATAGGTTTCTTTGATCATATGTTCCTACAATATTGGGGAtaggtaatattttattttaaacctgATTCAGAGAGAGAAAGGTTCACAAAGATTTTATGATTGAGACCTTTGTGAAACAGAACAGTATATTCTGATCTCTGTATTACCTAATAATCTGCATTCCCTTAGTAATGGAGGTAAGAATGGAGGCAGCAGGAATTGTCAACATCTTTCCTGACATTGAAATCATGTAAAATAATCCAGTGtcaatttctgtattttatatttgaaactcatcgattatgttttttttctacttttatgtatgAAAGGCAGGGCCTTTGTCCCCATTAAAAAGTCATGAGACACTATAAACAAGAAGGAGATGGgggtattaaaaataataaagctatCATCAGCTACTTTAAACTCTCAGGGACGATGAATGGATCATCTTTAGAAAAATATAATGTGAAACAAAGCTGCTCCACTTAAGGAAATGAGATGATTtcccatttgggaaaaaaaagtaagattTAGTCATTTATCTGCCTATCTGCCTTgttcattttgattctttttgtaTATTTAACCTTCTTATGATTGTTATGAATAATAGCAGGTTTCTAGGGTGGTAAATGGCTACATGCTCAACTAGTAACAAAAATCAGTTCAAGCACaatcagaggtgcctcaggaaaaAGTTCTGGAGATCTCTGTCTGAAAGTTCAGAACCATGAAAACTCAGAGGGGTGCAGTTCTACTAtataatacatggggtcgccataagtcaaaattgacccaAATGTAACTCAATGATTAATGTTAGAACTCTGAAGCCGCCTTCCTCTTCAACCTCAACATACTAAGCAAAATAAGCAAAACTAAATATCCAAAAAACCTTActgatacaaaaataaaaatatatagttcAAAAGTTAATATGGACTATCTCTGTGCAgggaagtgtcttagtcatctagtgctgctataacataaataccacaagtggatggctcttgcagtctagtaggctagaagtccaaattcagagtgccaggtcaaggggaatgctttctctctctgtgggctctgtaGGAAGATCCTTGTTATCAACCTTGCCCTGGTCTACGAGCCTCTCAGtacagggtccaaaggacatgttcagCTCCTGGCGCTATTTTCTTGGTATTATGAGGTCCCTTTGTCTCTCTactgtcttctctcttttatatttcaaaacagGTTCATTCGAGAAACAGCCTAAAATTTTAaactgaatcctgcctcattattaTAACTGCCTCTATTTCTGCCTTActaatagaggtaggatttataacacataggaaaattatatcggatgacaaaatcgtgaacaatcacacaatactgggaatcacggcatagccaagtcgacacacatttttctaggacacaattaaatccatgacggGAGGGTTGAATCATGTTTTTACatcttattttattattgtgaaaTGAGGCCTATTAATTCTGAAAAAGGTTTAAATGTACTTAAGAAAGAGACATCAGAAAATTTTCCATcaactaaaataaatttctggtatTAACTGTAGTATAACTCATCACATAGACTATAAATCTATAGCCTCAATGAAACCGTTTTATGCCCCCCCAAAATGACTCGTATTTGTCAAGAaatgaaaatcttaaaaatatattttgaacaaAACTAGTCATTGAAGTAtacacataataaatatttttaatcatttataaGTTACTAAATGGGAAGAAAGTTTTACCACACTTATAATTACACAGGGCATTTCTGAAGGAGGAGTTTTTAATTGAAAGTAGATGATGCATTTATCTTCCAGATCATTTGCGTTTTCTGGTCCAGATCTTCTTCATGGCGTTTTTCATCTCTGCATTTCTCCGAGTATAGATTAAGGGGTTCAACATAGGAGTGATGACAGTGCAAAATACAGTCAAAATTTTATCTATTGGTAAGGTAGAGGGAGGTCTCacatacataaaaagacaagggaTAAAGAAGAGGGCCACTACAGTGATGTGGGAGCCACAGGTGGATAAGGCTTTGCGCCTCTCTTCCTGACTAAGATTCTTCAGGGAATGTAGAATGACTCCATAGGAGATGAGTAACACCGTAAAAATGACCACACATATTGCCCCATCATCGGCAACCACAGTGAGACCAATGATATAGGTGTCAGTGCGGGCAAGTTTTAATAAGGGGTACATGTCACAGATGAAGTGGTCTatgacattggggccacagaagggaaGGTTGTAAATAAAGAGAAGCTGAACTACAGCATGCACAAAACCTCCAATTCAGGCCaccaacagcagcagagcacatacCCATTGGCTCATGATCATCATATAATGCAGGGGTTTACAGATAGCCATGTAGCGGTCACAAGCCATGACCACCAGAAGTAAAACCTCAGCACCACCAAATAAGTGTCCTATAAAAAGCTGAGTCATGCAAGCTTGGAAAGAAATGGTTTTCTTCCCATAGAGTAAGTCTATAATCATGTTTGGGGTAACTGTAGTAGAATAAACAGCATCCATAAATGATAAGTagccaagaaagaagtacatagGGGCATCTAGTAGTGGGCTGACCACCACAGTCACAACAATGAGGAGGTTGCCCACCATTGTCACAATGTagatgaacaaaaacaaaacaaaaaatattttctgactCTGGAGATTCTGAGTGAGGCCCAAGAGGACAAATTCAGTCACATTGTTCCTTTGTTCCATAAGTTCTTCTGTGTATCCTTATTTCAGAGTTCAGAACGAATTTACCTGTAAATATATGATGAGTAGTGACTTTTTGAAATCTCCAGTTaacttgtttattcattcaacaaataggcTTAATGATTTACCAGGCTCCATCACTGTCCCAGATAAGATTGCAAGGCTGATTTATTAAAACATGGTCCTTGACTTCAGTGATCGTAGACTAATTGAGAGGCAAATTACAAATATGCATGGGAAAAGTAGAGGTTATTAAATATTGGGACTGTCATACTAATTTCCatctggaagaaaataaaattgtatctATAGCTAgtacaataaacaaaaataaaatagaaatcccGTTAAAATTTAATGCTAAAATAAAGtacaatttatatttattttcaagtcagtaaaataaattattttctacattctaggaATAGAAAAATCTTCCTAACAACTGAAATCCCAATTAGACatatttcaaaaattttaaaaggatttttaaatatacaataaaCACAGTCTATAGACAAAAATACCTTGGCAGAAAATATGTCTAAAATAGACAAGTAATTCTAACTAGTTAATCACAAAAAGACGAACACCTAATAGAAAATATGTCTAAAATAATTCTAACTAGTTAACCAGAAAAGGAGAAACAACCTaatggcaaaggatataaacaagtGATTAAAAGAAGAGTACatccaaatggccaacaaacatatGATAGGATGCTGAAACTGACCTATAAATAGTGAAAcgtaaaataaaataacagataTCACTCTACACCCATTACATTGacaaaaaagcttttaaaaaatattaacagcTATAACTggcaaaaacagagaaaagggcCTTCTCTTCCATTGCtagtaaaaatgttaattttataatatttatctAGCCATCTCTATCGAAAACAAAAATGCATTTACTTTTTGTCACAACAGTTACACTCTTTAAAACCTATTCATGGGAAGTAAGGCAACAGTACCTAGAATATACTCATGGTATATTTTTGCTGCATTATCTATAATGGCATTAAATaacaaacaggaaagaaaaataatttaagtgAATTCCATTCAATAGAGAAATGGTtgaatatatctaaaaaaaaaaaaatccattaaatggaatAATGCATTTGAAAGAATGAATTAGAACTATGCTGGTACCATTAGAGAAATTCCTACAAGGTACTGTTGagtaagagagaaatgagcataAAACTACCCATAATATAttatcataaaacaaaaataaaaatataaatgcatCAGTTTATAAATGTTTGTATATGATTATATAAGTATAGGAAAAATATGGAAGggaacatttttgttgttgttataaacaGGTTACATTTATGCTGGCGATGTATGTGAAAGAATgaaatgatgagaaggcagatttcaaaacaaagaaaactgcacAAATTCAAAAAAATTATGTCAAAATATTATTGATATTCACCAGCTCTTTTATCTCTTAAAGTGATCCTAGGGATGATATTCAGATACTCTCTAAGTCTCTATTGACATTGACTTCAATATCAGACTTCATAATTCTGCCTGACCTCCTCTTCACAATATATGGATTGTCTGTGTTTCTAAGTATGGCCAAGCCTTCTGCATGTGCAGTAGGTTCCATAGTCTTTATTGCACTCAAAACGGTGCTCCTGTAACTGTCCCCTCCATTCTACATCATTAGTTTTCCTCTCTGTTTTGCATTATTCTGTCCACAAATTTATACAGTATAATATCTCCATTGGTTAAATAATCTATTCCCCAACTCTACATCTCTTTCAAGGGAGCAACCCaactgtcttttcttctttataaaaaACACCCTCACCTTGCTAAATCTAATGGttcattacaattttttttcttacccaGCCTATCTTTCCTACAAATTAAAGTGATAGCTTGCTTGCATAACAGCATTTTAGGTTCTTGCATCACTTTCTAAGAATTCAAGTATTAACAAGCAATGCTTCAGAACACTACAGTTCATCCTACAATGATATTTAAAAATCTCTGCCCATTAAAATAGCCCCCAAATACTTACCCTTAAATTAGTTTCTAAGAACACTAATGTTAGAGAAAGTAAGTGTACTCTGGGTCTTTATTGGATGAAAATATCCAAGAGAAAATTACAAAATTGAGTCAAAACTCATATATTTTATTGACCAAAAAGCATCTCTAACGCACCTGACTATTGGAATCACATAGAAGAATTTTCAAAAGTCTACGACATTCCAAGTCACACTACCAATGTGCTCTTGCATAATCTAAAGCCTAGTGAAGACTCCTATGTACAAAAACACGTCCTCAGGTACCTGCATAATGAGACAGTCATTCAGCACAAATTCTGGATTGTGGTGCTTCTTCTGTGTCCTAAAAGATAATATCTTCATGCCCTGATGTCATCTCTGTGAACACAGAGAGTAAGATGGTACATGCACCATATCTGGATCAAGAAATGTTTCCATGTGACCAACTATTTCCATGCTTCAAGAAGTCTGTCTCATCTCAGATGTTCAGAAAAACGATACCTTTTAAATTGTTGATATTTTCAAGATGGATATCAAAAATGGCCTGAAACCTGAGGGGGGCCCAAGATGgatgactaggtagaagctacctcggatccctcttgcaacaaaggctcggaaaaacaagtgaatcaatcacatacatgacaatctacgaatgctgaccatcaaacacagatctaaagagttgacctgagtgacagagactgagaacgaacaaccacggggaagcagtgactgttttcgaagcctggagccagcatcccagtcagaaaacctgggTGCCAGGCTTTGAACTGGGCTcaagggagctgagcacagcatcctgagatggcacaaacacaggtcgcagccctagcccccagaagtgacctcaggggaagcccagccagtgcacgcaggcagcgcagcaacgcggctgacaggagaagtcatcAGGAgtcagcgactggttttggagcctggagtgtggtgtcccagccgggaaaccttggcactgggctttggactcagagaagaggaactgaccatggcttctgagacagcacaagcacaagaCGCGAGCCTGACCCTTGGggacaatctcgacccagccagtgcacacaggctacacaaccctcgggaatctcagataaaacagtcatcaccaagcaagataagtaactttgtctatattcgggggtgctactctctcctatctatctgatcccttccctcttcttcccaggtggcttcattaacattggaatttcctgagccagagagtgaagtgctctgtggggtttttttgttgttgttgtcttttcctaacccattctcctggcctgagagaagcagctacaaaaaacccagggaccaaaaatccttccctgactttccgaaattggactaaaaatacagaaccagcttcaGCCAAGCGTATGAGATCCACGGTATTGGGCtctcatccttacagggaacaaggtggctattaaaatgcaaaggcatttctgatagggatctgactgtaattgttttagcggattactggaaagacaagtttcccaggcctgatatctctgcttattaaacagagccctcactgaccctcaacagggaactgagggctgaagctccacccagaccacctagcctcctgccataggggtctgaggatggtgacacctacaaATCAGCAGAGGTACAtgaattgggtgcctaaggtacagctgcagagcctacaCACCAAAGTGCTTTGGGAATAGAGACACaactacctcactggcacttgggggaagcctgtcagcatcctgcccccctggagtgtgatcccctgctgctactagaatctggtgcacacaactatcaccactactcctctaggtggagaggagacagtctgcaccacacacttggtgacccaaaatcagattctactcaagaatagtga from the Loxodonta africana isolate mLoxAfr1 chromosome 7, mLoxAfr1.hap2, whole genome shotgun sequence genome contains:
- the LOC135231887 gene encoding LOW QUALITY PROTEIN: olfactory receptor 4A47-like (The sequence of the model RefSeq protein was modified relative to this genomic sequence to represent the inferred CDS: substituted 1 base at 1 genomic stop codon), yielding MEQRNNVTEFVLLGLTQNLQSQKIFFVLFLFIYIVTMVGNLLIVVTVVVSPLLDAPMYFFLGYLSFMDAVYSTTVTPNMIIDLLYGKKTISFQACMTQLFIGHLFGGAEVLLLVVMACDRYMAICKPLHYMMIMSQWVCALLLLVAXIGGFVHAVVQLLFIYNLPFCGPNVIDHFICDMYPLLKLARTDTYIIGLTVVADDGAICVVIFTVLLISYGVILHSLKNLSQEERRKALSTCGSHITVVALFFIPCLFMYVRPPSTLPIDKILTVFCTVITPMLNPLIYTRRNAEMKNAMKKIWTRKRK